A segment of the Heliangelus exortis unplaced genomic scaffold, bHelExo1.hap1 Scaffold_103, whole genome shotgun sequence genome:
AGGCTGCTGGTTGGTTACTGGGAGGTACTGGAGGGtactgggaggaactgggagggagtggggggcGCTGGGGGGGTCTGGAGGATACTGGTTGGTTACTGGGAGGTACTGGAGGGtactgggaggaactgggaaggaattgggaggggattggggggcGCTGGGGGTGTTTGTATGATACTGGTTGGttactgggaggtactgggaggtaCTGGAGGGTACTgggatggaactgggagggagtgggggggggtgggggctcCCAGTCTgagctcccagtgctcccagttaACCGCAGACTGGACGAGTGGGTGGACAAGAAGAGGCTGAGCCAGAAGGAGGCGGCGGCCAAGAGCTCGGAGCCTTtactgggagaactgggagggggggaacaACCCGAGAGGAAAATCACCAGGAACCAGAAAAGGAAACACGATGAGATCAACCACGTCCAGAAGGTCTGGGGGgtaactgggaggcactgggagggcactgggaggcactgggaagggattggaggggactgggagggagttagagggggttggaagggactgggagggagttagaggggactgggagggaggtagagggggttggaggggactgggaggcactgggaagggactgggaagggactgggaggcactgggagggactgggaggcactgggaagggatTGGAGGGGACTGGAAAGGGATTGGagggagttggaagggactgggaggcactgggaaggcactgggagggactggaaggcactgggaggggactgggaaggggttggagggggttggaagggactgggagggagttagaggggactgggaggtactgggaggggactgggaggcactgggaaggggttggaggggactgggaaggggttggagggggttggaagggactgggaggggactgggagggactgggaggggactgggaggcactgggagggactgggaggggactgggaggcactgggaaggggttggagggggttggaagggactgggaggcactgggaggggtTTAGAGGGGactggaaggcactgggagggcactgggaggtactgggaggggactgggaggcactgggaagggattggaggggactgggaaggggttggagggagttggaagggactgggaggcactgggagggggttgcaggggactgggagggagtTAGAGGGGGTtggaaggaactgggaggcactggagggactgggaggcactgggagggactgggaggcactgggaaggggttggaggggactgggaaggggttggagggggttggaagggactgggagtgactgggaggtactgggaggggactgggaggcactgggaaggggttggaggggactgggagggggttggaagggactgggaagcactgggatGGAGTTAGAGGGGGATTagaggggactgggaggcactgggaggtactgggatGGAGTTagaggggactgggaggaactgggaaggGTTTagaggggactgggaggaactgggaaggGTTTagaggggactgggaggaactgggaggcactgggaggcactgggaagggttaggggggactgggaggcactgggagggggcTAGGGGGTAGTGGGCGAGGTaactggtctgtactggtccttactggtttgtactggttCTTACTGGGCCAGACCTACGCCGAGATGGATCCGACCACGGCAGCGCTGGAGAAGGAGCACGAGGCTGTGAGTGACCCCAAAATCCTGGGAATAGCCCCCAAAAATCTGGGAATGATCCCAAAAAAATCCTGGGAATGGCCCCAAAATCCTGGGAATTATCCCAAAAATTCTGGGAATGGCCCCAAAATTCTGGGAATGGCCCCAAAATCCTGGGAAGGACCCAAAAATTCTgggaattataaaaaaaaatcctgggaagGAGCCAAAAAATCCTGGGAATGATCCCAAAGTCCTGGGAATGATCCTAAAAAATCCTGGGAATGATCCTAAAATTCTGTGAATGTCCAAAAAATCCTGGGAATTATCCCAAAAAATCCTGGGAAGGACCCAAAAAATCCTGGGAATGGCCCAAAAATCCTgggaattataaaaaaaaaaatcctgggaatGGCCCCAAAGTCCTGGGAAGGACCCACAAATTCTGGGAATGATCCCAACATTCTGGGAATGATCCCAAAAAATCCTGGGAATGGCCCAAAAAAATCCTGGGAATGGCCCCAAAATCCTGGGAATGATCCCAAAAAAATCTGGGAATGACTTCAAAAATCTGGGAAGGACCCAAAAATTCTGAGAATGGCCCCAAAATTCTGGGAATGTCCCAAAAAATCCTGGGAATGGCCCCAAAATTCTGGGAATTATCCCAAAAAATCCTGGGAAGGAGCCAAAATTTTGGGAATGACCTCAAAATTCTGGGAAGGACCCAAAAGTCCTGGGAATGATCCCAAAAATCCTGGGAATGatcaaaaaaaattctgggaattatcaaaaaaaattctgggaaGGACCCAAAAATTCTGGGAATGGCCCAAAAATTCTGGGAATGATCCCAAAGTCCTGGGAAGGACCCAAAAAATCCTGGGAATGATCCCAAAATTCTGGGAATGGCCCAAAAATTCTGGGAATTATCCCAAAAAACCCTGGGAAGGACCCAAAAAATCTGGGAGTGTTCCAAAAAATCCTGGGAATGGCCCCAAAGTCCTGGGAATGTCCCAAAAATTCTGGGAATGGCCCCAAAATTCTGGGAAGGACTCAAAAGTCCTGGAAATGATCCAAAAAAATTCTGGGGATGGCCCCAAAAATTCTGGGAATTATCCCAAAAAATCCTGGGAAGGACCCAAAAATTCTGGGAATGTCCAAAAAATTCTGGGAATGGCCCCAAAATCCTGGGAATGTCCCAAAAAATCCTGGGAATGGCCCCAAAATTCTGGGAATGTCCCAAAAAAATCTGGGAATGATCCCAAAAAATCCTGGGAAGGACCCAAAAAATCTTGAACTCTCCCCAAATGTCCCCGAGggtcccaaaatgtccccaaatgtccccaaaatgtccccaaatgtccccaaaatgtccctgAGGTTTCTCGAAGCTCCTGAGGTGGCCCCAAAGGTCCCCAAAAGATCCTGGGATGCTCCCTATGGATCCCAGGATGTCCCTAAAGatcccagggatgtccccaagtgtccccaaatgtccccaaggattccagggatgtccccaaatggccccaaaatgtcccaaaatctccccaaagtgtccccaaggtTCCTCAAAGCTTCCGAGATGTTTTTCGAAGCTCCTGAGGTGGCCCCAAATGATCCTGGGGAGGTTCCTATGGATCCCAGGGATGTCCCTAAAGatcccagggatgtccccaagtgtccccagatgtccccaaagtgtccccaagggTCCCCAAGGTCCTTCAGAGATGTCCTCGAAGCTTCCGAGACGTTTTTCGAAGCTCCTGAGGTGGCCCCAAAAGATCCTGGGGAGGTTCCTATGGATCCCAGGGATGTCCCTAAAAatcccagggatgtccccaagtgtccccaagtgtcccaaAATGTCCACAAGggtccccaaatgtccccaaagtgtcccaaaatgtccccaaagtgtccccaaggtTCCTCGAAGCTTCCGAGATGTTTTTCGAAGCTCCTGAGGTGGCCCCAAAAGATCCTGGGGAGGTTCCTATGGATCCCAGGATGTCCCTAAAAatcccagggatgtccccaagtgtccccagatgtccccaaaatgtccccaagggtccccaaatgtccccaaaatgtcccaaaatgtccccaaagtgtccccgAGGTGCCTCGAAGCTTCCGAGATGTTTTTCGAAGCTCCTGAGGTGGCCCCAAAAGTCCCCAAAAGATCCTGGGATGGTCCCTATGGATCCCAGGGATGTCCCTAAAGatcccagggatgtccccaagtgtccccaaaatgtcccaaatgtcccaaaatgtccccgaagtgtccccaaagtgtccccaaggtCCTTCAGAGGTTCCTCGAAGCTTCCGAGATGTTTTTCGAAGCTCCTGAGGTGGCCCCAAAGGACCCCAAAAGATCCCAGGGATGTCCCTAAAGatcccagggatgtccccaagtgtccccaaatgtcccaaaatgtcccaaaatatccccaaatgtccccaaggTCCTTTAAAGTGTCCCCGAGGTTCCTTGAAGCTTCCGAGATGTTTCTCGAAGCTCCTGAGGTGGCCCCAAAGGTCCCCAAAAGATCCTGGGATGCTCCCTATGGATCCCAGGATGTCCCTAAAGATCCCAGGGATttccccaagtgtccccagatgtccccaaggattccagggatgtccccaaatggccccaaaatgtcccaaaatctccccaaagtgtccccaaggtTCCTCAAAGCTTCCAAGATGTTTTTCGAAGCTCCTGAGGTGGCCCCAAAAGATCCTGGGGAGGTTCCTATGGATCCCAGGATGTCCCTAAAAatcccagggatgtccccaagtgtccccagatgtcccccaaatgtccccaaaatatCCCCAAAGTGTCCCCGAGGTTCCTCGAAGCTTCCGAGATGTTTTTCGAAGCTGCTGAGGTGGCCCCAAAAGTCCCCAAAAGATCCTGGGATGCTCCCTATGGATCCCAGGGATGTCCCTAAAGatcccagggatgtccccaagtgtccccaagtgtccccaaatgtccccaagggtccccaaatgtccccaaagtgtcccaaaatgtccccaaagtgtccccgAGGTGCCTCGAAGCTTCCGAGATGTTTTTCGAAGCTCCTGAGGTGGCCCCAAAAGTCCCCAAAAGATCCTGGGATGCTCCCTATGGATCCCAGGATGTCCCTAAAGatcccagggatgtccccaagtgtcccctgatgtccccaaagtgtccccaagggTCCCCAAGGTCCTTCAGAGATGTCCTCGAAGCTTCCGAGACGTTTTTCGAAGCTCCTGAGGTGGCCCCAAAAGATCTTGGGGAGGTTCCTATGGATCCCAGGATGTCCCTAAAAatcccagggatgtccccaagtgtccccagatgtcccccaaatgtccccaaaatgtcccaaaatgtccccacAATGTCCCCAACGTTCCTCGAAGCTTCCGAGATGTTTCTCGAAGCTCCTGAGGTGGCCCCAAAGGTCCCCAAAAGATCCTGGGATGGTCCCTATGGATCCCAGGGATGTCCCTAAAGATCACAGGgatgtccccaagtgtccccaaatgtccccaaggattccagggatgtccccaaatggccccaaaatgtcccaaaatctccccaaagtgtccccaaggtTCCTCAAAGCTTCCGAGATGTTTTTCGAAGCTCCTGAGGTGGCCCCAAAAGATCCTGGGGAGGTTCCTATGGATCCCAGGATGTCCCTAAAAatcccagggatgtccccaagtgtccccagatgtccccaaagtgtccccaaagtgtccccaaggtCCTTCAGAGGTTCCTCGAAGCTTCCGAGATGTTTTTCGAAGCTCCTGAGGTGGCCCCAAAGGACCCCAAAAGATCCCAGGGATGTCCCTAAAGATCCCAGGATGTCCCTGAAGatcccagggatgtccccaagtgtcccaaaatgtcccaaaatgtcccaaaatatCCCCAAATGTTCCCAAGGTCCTTTAAAGTGTCCCCGAGGTTCCTTGAAGCTTCCGAGATGTTTCTCGAAGCTCCTGAGGTGGCCCCAAAGGTCCCCAAAAGATCCTGGGATGCTCCCTATGGATCCCAGGATGTCCCTAAAGatcccagggatgtccccaagtgtccccagatgtccccaaagtgtccctttcccccctctcctcagATCACCAAGGTGAAGTACGTGGACAAGATCCACATCGGTCACTTCGAGATCGACGCTTGGTacttctcccccttccctgaGGATTATGGGAAGCAGCCCAAGCTCTGGATCTGCGAGTTCTGCCTCAAGTACATGAAGTTTGAACGGACCTATCGGCTGCACCTGGTGAGGGACACGTCTGGGGACACGTGTGACAcgtttggggacatttgggggacacgggggacacgTGGGGACAAGGCCGGGGCGGCCCCGACGTTGGGCGAGGGCAAGAGGAGGGGAGGTTGGAGGCCACCAAGGACCTCCAGGTGGCAGGAGAGACACCTGGGACACGTGTGACACCTTTGGGGACATGTGTGACACACTTAGGGGCACATGTGACAcgtttggggacattttggggacacgggggacacaTGGGGACAAGGCCGGGGTGGCCCTGACGTTGGGCGAGGGCAAGAGGAGGGGAGGTTGGAGGCCACCAAGCACCTCCAGGTGGGAGGAGAGACACCTGGGACACGTGTGAAATGTTCAGAGACACGTGTGACACGTTTAGGGACACGTGTGACACGTTTGGGGACagttggggacattttggggacacgTGGGGACAAGGCCGGGGCGGCCCTGATGTTGGGCGAGGGCAAGAGGAGGGGAGGTTGGAGGCCACCAAGCACCTCCAGCTGGGAGGTGACACACCGGGGACACGTGTGATAGGTTTGGGGACATGTGTGACACGTTTAGGGGCACATGTGACAcgtttggggacattttggggacacgggggacacgTGGGGACAAGGCCGGGGCGGCCCTGATGTTGGGCGAGGGCAAGAGGAGGGGAGGTTGGAGGCCACCAAGGACCTCCAGGTGGGAGGTGACACACCTGGGACACGTGTGAAATGTTCAGGGACATGTGTGACACGTTTAGGGACACGTGTGACAtgtttggggacatttggggacattttggggacacgggggacacgTGGGGACAAGGCCGGGGCGGCCCTGATGTTGGGCGAGGGCAAGAGGAGGGGAGGTTGGAGGCCACCAAGGACCTCCAGGTGGGAGGTGACACACCTGGGACATGTGTGACACCTTTGGGGACATGTGTGACACGTTTAGGGACACGTGTGACACGTCTGGGGACagttggggacatttgggggacacgggggacacgtggggacaaggccggggcagccccgacattgggggagggcaggaggaggggaggttGGAGGCCACCAAGCACCTCCAGGTGGGAGGTGACACACCTGGGACACGTGTGACGTGTTCAGGGACACGTGTGACACGTTTAGGGACATGTGTGACACgtttggggacacttggggacattttggggacactTGGGACACGTGGGGACAAGGCCGGGGCGGCCCTGACGTTGGGCGAGggcaagaggagaggaggtTGGAGGCCACCAAGGACCTCCAGGTGGGAGGTGACACACCTGGGACACGTGTGATAGGTTTGGGGACATGTGTGACACGTTTAGGGACACGTGTGACACgtttggggacacttggggacattttggggacactTGGGACACGTGGGGACAAGGCCGGGGCGGCCCCGACGTTGGGCGAGGGCAAGAGGAGGGGAGGTTGGAGGCCACCAAGGACCTCCAGGTGGGAGGAGAGACACCTGGGACACGTGTGACACCTTTGGGGACATGTGTGACACGTTTAGGGACACGTGTGACGCCTTTGGTGGCATCTGTGACACTTGGGGACACAACCCAGGCCTGGGGTTCGTTGGGTGCGGCCTACACGCGTTGAGTTTGGTGGCCACCAGCGGCCTCCAGCTCTGAGGTGACGCCTCTGGGCCCCGTGTGACACCTTTGGGGACCCATGTGACCCCCTTGGGGACACGTGTGACACGTTTAGGGACAAAGGTGACACGTGGGGACAAAGTTGTGGCAGCCTCAGCCTTGGCTTTGTTGGGTGCGGCCTACACGCGTTGAGTTTGGTGGCCACCAGCGGCCTCCAGCTCTGAGGTGACGCCTCTGGGCCCCGTGTGACACCTTTGGGGCCCCGTGTGACACGTTTAGGGACACGTGTGACACCCTTGGTGGCATCTGTGACACTTGGGGACACAACCCAGGCCTGGGGTTTGTTGGGTGCGGCCTACGCGTGTTGAGTTTGGTGGTCACCAGCGGCCTCCAGCTCTGAGGTGACGCCTCTGGGCCCCGTGTGACACCTTTGGGGACACGTGTGACACCTTTGGGGACACGTGTGACACACTTAGGGACACGTGTGACACCTTTGGTAGCATCTGTGACACTTGGGGGGACAACCCAGGCCTGGGGTTCGTTGGGTGCGGCCTACACGCGTTGAGTTTGGTGGCCACCAGCGGCCTCCAGCTGGGAGGTGACGCCTCTGGGCCCCGTGTGACACCTTTGGGGACCCATGTGACCCCCTTGGGGACACGTGTGACACGTTTAAGGACAAAGGGGACACGTGGGGACAAAGTTGTGGCAGCCTCAGCCTTGGGTTCGTTGGGTGCGGCCTACACACGTTGAGTTTGGTGGCCACCAGCGGCCTCCAGCTCTGAGGTGACGCCTCCAGGCCCCGTGTGACACCTTTGGGGACCTACGTGACCTCCTTGGGGATACGTGTGACACGTTTAGGGACACGTGTGACACCTTTGGTGGCATCTGTGACACTTGGGGACACAACCCAGGCCTTGGCTTCGTTGGGTGCAGCCTACACGCGTTGAGTTTGGTGGCCACCAGCGGCCTCCAGCTGGGAGGTGACGCCTCTGGGCCCCGTGTGACACCTTTGGGGCCCCATGTGACACGTTTAGGGCCCCGTGTGACACGTTTAGTGCCTCGTGTGACCCCTTTGGTGacattttcccctctttcaggCCCAGTGCCAGTGGCGCCAACCCCCGGGCCGGGAGATTTACCGCAAGGGCAACATCTCCGTCTACGAAGTCGACGGCAAAGACCACAAGGTACCAggtttggggggatttttttgggggggtgtcTATGACGTCACAGCCCCTTCCGGTGACGTCACAGCCTTGCAGATCTATTGCCAGAACCTCTGCCTCTTGGCCAAGCTCTTCCTGGACCACAAAACTCTTTATTTTGACGTCGAACCCTTCGTTTTTTACCTCCTGACCGAGGTCGATCGCCACGGGGCCCACATCGTGGGGTATTTTTCTAAGgtaagggcttttttttttttttttttggggggttcaggagaaggaaaaagtccccaaatgtccccaaaatgtccccaaatgtccccaaagtgtccccgAGGTTCCTCAAAGCTTCCGAGATGTTTTTCGAAGCTCCTGAGGTGGCCCCAAAGGTCCCCAAAAGATCCTGGGATGGTCCCTATGGATCCTTGGATGTCCCTAAAGatcccagggatgtccccaagtgtccaaaatgtccccaagtgtcccaaAATGTCgccaaatgtccccaaagtgtccccaaagtgtccccaaggtTCCTCGAAGCTTCTGAGATGTTCCTCGAAGCTCCTGAGGTGGCCCCAAAGGTCCTTCAAAAGATCCTGGGATGGTCCCTATGGATCCTTGGATGTCCCTAAAGatcccagggatgtccccaagtgtcccaaatgtccccaagtgtccccaaaatgtccccaaagtgtccccgAGGTTCCTCGAAGCTTCCGAGATGTTTTTCGAAGCTCCTGAGGTGGCCCCAAAGGTCCCCAAAAGATCCTGGGATGCTCCCTATGGATCCCAGGATGTCCCTATGGATCCCAGGGATGTCCCTATGGATCCCAGGATGTCCCTATGGATCCCAGGGATGTTTGTATGGATCCCAGGATGTCCCTATGGATCCCAGGATGTCCCTATGGATCCCAGGGATGTCCCTATGGATCCCAGGATGTCCCTATGGATCCCAGGATGTTCCCTATGGATCCCAGAATGTCCCTATGGATCCCAGGATGTCCCTATGGATCCCAGGGATGTCCCTAAAGATCCCAGGGATGTCCCTATGGATCCCAGGATGTCCCTATGGATCCCAGGGATGTCCCTATGGATCCCAGGATGTCCCTATGGATCCCAGGGATGTCCCTATGGATCCCAGGGGTGTCCCTATGGATCCCAGGGATGTCCCTATGGATCCCAGGATGTCCCTATGGATCCCAGGGGTGTCCCTATGGATCCCAGGGATGTCCCTATGGatcccagggatgctccctATGGATCCCAGGATGTCCCTATGGATCCCAGGGATGTCCCTATGGatcccagggatgctccctATGGATCCCAGGATGTCCCTATGGATCCCAGGGATGTCCCTATGGATCCCaggggtgttttttggggtttttggggggtttcaGGAGAAGGAGTCTCCGGATGGGAACAACGTCGCCTGCATCCTCACCCTCCCCCCCTACCAGCGCCGGGGCTACGGGAAGTTCCTCATCGCCTTCAGTCagtggggggcactgggagggactgggagggactgggagggggtgggaggggagtgGGAGGGGAGTGTAAGGCACTGGTatggactgggaggggattgggggggactgggagggtgtgggaggggagtgggagggactgggatggagtggggaggactgggaggggagtgggggggagtggggagggagtgggaggcACTGGTatggactgggaggggattgggaactgggagggactgggaggggattgggagggactgggaggggattgggaggggactgggagggagtgggatggactgggagggattgggagAGGGTGGGAGGGTATTGGGAGGGGAgtgggaggggactgggagggactgggagggagtgggaggggac
Coding sequences within it:
- the KAT8 gene encoding histone acetyltransferase KAT8 isoform X2, coding for MAAAAAPSGGPGVFSEVLTSSGSSEPVPNRSGGTEEAGGRVPGPSAQPPPLPPPPPPPPPPPPAALQPPQAREAEVTVEIGETYMCRRADSTWHSAEVIQSRLNEQEGREEYYVHYVGFNRRLDEWVDKKRLSQKEAAAKSSEPLLGELGGGEQPERKITRNQKRKHDEINHVQKTYAEMDPTTAALEKEHEAITKVKYVDKIHIGHFEIDAWYFSPFPEDYGKQPKLWICEFCLKYMKFERTYRLHLAQCQWRQPPGREIYRKGNISVYEVDGKDHKIYCQNLCLLAKLFLDHKTLYFDVEPFVFYLLTEVDRHGAHIVGYFSKEKESPDGNNVACILTLPPYQRRGYGKFLIAFSYELSKLESTVGSPEKPLSDLGKLSYRSYWSWVLLEILRDFRGTLSIKDLSQMTSITQTDIISTLQSLNMVKYWKGQHVICVTPKLVEEHLKSAQYKKPPITAQASQAPQEVTSSPIP